Genomic segment of Mycolicibacterium psychrotolerans:
GTGATCGCCGCGACGCGTGGATCGGCACGCAGCTGCTCGAGCGTCTCGGGGAGCGGGAGCCGCCAGTTCGGATACTCGTCAACGGTGCCGGGCAGATTGGGCTGGCGCGTCTCGCCGATGACGTCGTAAGGCGAGATGAGCTTGAGCCGGGTCGGCGTCGCGGCCAGCATGCGGTGCATCGCGAGGATGACCGCCGACTCGTCGGACTGCTCGTCCGCGGCCAGTAGACCCTCGGAGGTCAACAGCGCCGACCATTCCGCGCGTTCCTTGTCGGCGTTGGCCTGTTCGGCCGGAACATCGTCGAGCAGGCCGAGGTCGGCCCGCGCCCGTACATGCTCACCGCCGAGGAAGCCGGCCGCGGTGGGCAGATCGTGGGTGGAGATACTCGCGGCGGCCCGTTCCGGCCACCGGGCCGGCGGCAACAACGGCTCGGCCGGGTCGTCCAGGTCGCGGGTGAACCACGACACCGCGCATCCCAGCATCCCGTTGTCCGCCAACGCCTGCGTGACCTCCGGCTCGACGGTGCCCAGATCCTCTCCGACCACCGTGGCGTGCGCCCGATGCGCCTCGAGGGCCAGCACCGCCAGCATCGCCTCCGCGTCGTAGTGCACGTAGGTGCCGCGATCCGGACCGTCGCCGGGCGGAATCCACCACAGCCGCCACAGCCCCGCGACATGGTCGATGCGCAGGCCGTCGGCATGCGACAGCACCGCGCGCAGCATGTCCCGCAGGGGACCGTAGCCGTTGGCGGCCAACCGGTCCGGGCGCCACGGCGGAAGCCCCCAGTCCTGCCCGCGCGGAGTGAAGTTGTCCGGCGGTGCACCGATGCTGACACCGGTGGCCAGCACATCGGCCAGCGCCCACGCGTCGGCACCGTCGGCGTCCACGCCGACCGCCAGGTCGTGCAGCACCCCCAGCGCCATCCCGGACCTGTTGCCGGCATCCCGCACCGCTGCCAACTGCTCGGCACACCGTTGCTGCACCCACGCGTGAAACGCCAACCGAGGAGCCAATTCCCGGCGGGCCGACGCCACGGCAGCCCCGGACACGTCACGCAGCGGCTCGGGCCAGCGGCTCCACCGGCCGCCGTGCCGTTCGGCGAGCGCGCAGTAGGTGGCCCAGTCGCGCAGACCGTCCGAGGCCGTGGCGTCACCCAGCGGATCCGGCCGGCCCGCCGAACGCCAGAGCAGTTCCAGCGCCGACCGTTTCGCCGCCCACACCAGGTCGTGGTCGATGCGCGGGGTGCTCGCCGACACCCGCAGGGCATCGATCTCCGCGCGGGTCGCGGGCTCGGCCTGCCGGTAGGCTTCGAGGTCCTCGATGCGCAGCGCGAGCGGATTGGCGAACCGCCGACTCGAGGGAGTGTAGGGCGACGGCTGCACCGGATGCGTGGGCCCCGGAGCATGCAGTGGATTGAGAAGCACTGCGCCGCAACCATGTTCGGTGACCGTCCAGTCCATGAACTCGCGCAGGTCGCCCAGGTCGCCGATGCCCCAGGACCGCGCGGAGCGCAGCGCGTAGAGCTGCAGCATCCAGCCCCAGGTGTCGGGCGCGGTGGGCACCTGAGGGGGCGCGGCCACCACGGTGACCTCCTGCCCGTCGCGGGTGTGCAGTCGGTACCAGCCGGGTGCCAGGTCGGCGGGGATCTCGTCGCGCACCTCGATCCGGGAGCCGTCCTCGGCGACCAGCATCGCCGCCTGCGGCACCGGCCGGGGTTGCCCGGTCAACCGGACCGCCAGCGTGGGCGGCAGCACCCCGGCGCGGCTGCGCTCCTCGAGCCGGATCAGCTCGGCGCGACGCTGCTCTTCGGTGCGGGCCTCGACCTCCAGCAGTCCGAGCACCCGGATGACGACGTCGGCGTCGACGTTCACCGGCTCCCGGCGCTCGTTGCGGTAAGACGTCGCGACCCCGTGGGCCGCCGCCAGCCGCCGGAGATCCTCGGGTACGGGCGTAGGGGAGTCGGTCACCGCGCTGCTATACCCCGGACGGGATTCCTTACACCGGGGGCCTAGGCGATGGCAGCGCCGACCAGGTAACCGATGCCGTAGGTGATCGCCAAGGCGAGACCGCCGCCGATCACGTTGCGCATCACCGCGCGTTGCTTGGGCGCCCCTCCGAGCCCGGCGGAGACCGCGCCGGTGAGGACCAGCGCGGCCAGTACGGCGACGACAGTGACCGGGATGCGCCATGCGGTGGGCGGCAGGATGATCGCGATGATCGGCAACAGGGCGCCGATGGTGAACGCCAGCGCCGAGGACAGCGCCGCGTGCCACGGGTTGGTCAGTTCGCCTGGCGTGATGCCCAATTCGATCTCGGCGTGCGCGGCGAACGCGTCGTGGTCGGTGAGCTCCTCGGCGACCGTGCGCGCGGTGGCCGTCGTCAGGCCTTTCTCCTCGTAGAGCGCGGCGAGTTCGTCGAGCTCGGCGGCCGGGTCGTCGCGCAGCTCTCGGCGTTCCTTGCTGAGCAGCGCCTTCTCGGTGTCGCGCTGCGTGCTGACCGACACATACTCGCCCAGGGCCATCGACACCGCGCCGGCGGCCAGGCCGGCGATACCGGCGGTGAGGATCGGGCCGCGCTCGGCCGCGGCCGCGGCGACACCGACGACGATGCCGGCGGTGGACACGATGCCGTCGTTCGCCCCCAGGACCCCGGCGCGTAACCAATTCAGCTTGGCGGCAACGGAACCGACATGGGGCTCGGCAGGATGGGAAGGAATGGCCACCGCGTCACCGTAACCACGTTCGCAGCACTCTGCCAGCAAACCAAGGCTTGCCATAGCGGCTCCGGCAACGGGGGTCTTAGGGCCCTGTCCGCCGTGGCCACCCGGTCCCACACTGAGGTGGTGGCACTGAGCCGGCGGCGCTTCCTGTCCGCCGCGTTGGCAGGAGCGGCGCTGACCGCGTGTGCGCGGCACGACGCTGCGCCCGCTGCCGTGCGTCCCGAAGCGGGCCTGGCCGAGGCGATCGCCCGGACCGAGGCGGCCCGCCCCCACACCGGCAGGACCGTCACCGCACACCTGCGTGCCGGGTCGAGCGACCTGGACCTGGGCGGCCCGGTGGTCCGCAGCCTCGCCTACGACGGCCGGGTGGCGGGCCCGCTGGTGCGGGCGAACGTCGGGGACGAGCTGGCGATCGGCGTCACCAACGGACTCGACCACCCGACGTCGGTCCACTGGCACGGCATCGCGCTGCGCAACGACATGGACGGTGCCGCCCCGGCCACCCCCGAGATCGCCCCCGGCGAGGAGTTCACCTACCGGTTCACCTCACCGGTACCCGGTAGCTACTGGGCGCACCCCCACGCCGGGCTGGACACCGACTACGGGCTGTATCTGCCGGTCATCATCGACGACCCGGCCGACCCCGGCGACTACGACGCGGAGTGGATCGTGGTGCTCGACGACTGGACCGCGGGCGTGGGCCCCGACCCGCACGACATTCTCGACGGACTGCGCTCCCGGCGGATGTCGATGCACGGCATGCCGGGCATGGGTGGCGCGGGGAACTCGCTGCTCGGCGGTGACGGCGGCGACGTGAGCTACCCCTACTACCTCGTCAATGGCCGGATACCTTCGGCGCCAACTGCTTTCACCACACAGCCCGGGCAGCGGGTGCGCATCCGGATCATCAACGCCGCCGCCGACACCGCGTTCCGGGTAGCGCTGGCGGGACACCGGATGACGGTCACGCACACCGACGGCTATCCGGTCGATCCCGTCGACGTGGATGCGGTGCTGCTGGGCATGGGGGAACGCTACGACGTGCTCGTCACCGCGGCCGACGGCGTCTTCCCGCTGCTGGCGTTTGCGGAAGGCAAGAACGGTGCGGCGCGCGCGCTGTTGCGTACCGGGGCCGGCAGCGATCCGGGCCCGGACTTCCGGCCCGCCGAGCTGGCGGGCCAGGTTGCCACGGCGGCCGCTCTGAGTGCCGCGTCGCCCGTCCGGCTCGCACCCAGGGCGCCCGACGCCGAACTGCAGGCCGTGCTCTCCGGCGGCATGATGGGCTACGACTGGCGGATCAACGGCCGGCCCTTCACCGACGCCGTCCCGCTGACCGTCGGTGAGAACCAGCGCGCCGTGCTGCGGTTCGTCAACCGGTCGATGATGTGGCATCCGATGCACCTGCACGGGCACACGTTCGAGGTGCTGCGATCCGACGGCGCCCCCGGGCCGCGTAAGGACACCGTGATCGTCGCGCCGATGCAGGCGGTTGCCGTCGCGTTCGACGCCGACAACCCAGGGGTGTGGATGCTGCACTGCCACAACGGCTATCACATGGACGCCGGAATGATGACCACCCTGGAGTACGTCTGAGGTCTGGGCAGGCATAGCCTCGTACAGATGAAGTTCGGCATCTCCACCTTCGTCAACGACGACACCATCGACACCGTGTCCCTGGCACGGGCGATCGAGGAGCGCGGCTTCACGTCCCTGGCCGTCGCCGAGCACACCCACATCCCGGCCAGCCGGCAGTCGCCCTATCCGCTCGGCGGTGATCTGCCGTCCATCTACTACCGCACGCTGGACCCGTTCGTCACGCTGGCGGCGGCGGCCGCGGTCACCTCGAAGATCGAATTGATCACCGGCATCGCGCTTCTGATCCAGCGCGACCCGATCATCACGGCCAAGGAGGCCGCCAGCATCGACCTGATCTCCGGCGGGCGGTTCGTCCTCGGTGTCGGCGCGGGCTGGAACATCGAGGAACTGCGCGACCACGGCACCGATCCGAAGACGCGCGGCGCGCTGCTCGACGAACGGATCGAGGCCATCAAGGCGCTGTGGACCACCGAACCCGCCGAGTACCACGGACGCTTCGTCGATTTCGACGCGTCCTACTGCCGGCCCAAGCCGGTGCGCACACCGCACCCGCCGGTGTTCATCGGCGGTGATTCCGACGCCACGGTCAAACGGGTGATCCGGCACAAGGCCGGCTGGATCTCCAATCCGCTGCCGGTCGAGCGGCTGCGCCTGCGGATCGACCAGATCACCGAGGGCGCCGGGCACGACGTCCCGCTGACGATGTTTGCCGCGCCGAACGACCCGCAGTACTGGAGTGCCGCAGCCGAACTGGGCTTCGGGGAACTGGGCCTGCTGCTGCCGACCAAACCGCTCGACAAGTCACTGCGCATCCTCGATCAGCTCGCGGAGGGAGTCGCGCAGTTCCGCTGAGCTAACGGGTCGCGGCGGCGCGAATGCGCGCGGCGACCGGCACGGGAACCGGCGCGGGCACCTGCGCGGTGCGCCGCGCGCGCTGCCCATCCCGGGTGATCCGCCGGGTCAGGATCCGCTCGTCGCGGGCACTCACGGACCGGTGGCGGGCCGCCAGGAGGTCGAGCTGCTGCCAGCTCAAGCCGTCGAGGTCACCGTCGGCGTCGTGGGTGGCGACGACCACCGCTCCGCGCAGCAGCGGGACCGTCTTCGCGGTGAAGTTCGTTGTGGCAAGCAGTAATTCGGTGGCGCGGCGGTTGACGCGGCGCTGACAGCCCGGCGTGGAGGAGCTGAACCAGAAGTCGAACTGCCGGTCGGCACTGCTCAGCGATTGCAGTCCGCGGTCGTGGATGAGTCGGTCGACGTCGGCCTTGGTGTAGGCGCGTGTCTCATAGACGGCGCCCTGGGCGCTGAAGTACAGGATGGTGTTCATGATGATGATCCATTCGTCACTTTCTTCGGGTGGGTGGCGCGTCGGATCGCGTCGTCCGCGTCGTTACTGGAGTTACCCATGTGACAAATGAGACAAACCTTGATAACGAATCGAAACCCTTCCTTGCCGAGCGGGGGCAACATACGGTCAGGCCATGGACTTCGAGGACTACCGGACCTATGACGCCACCGGCCTGGCCGAGCTGGTGGCCACCGACAAGGTGTCGGCGACCGAGTTGCTGACACTGGCCCGGGACCGCGCCGCGGCGGTGAACCCGCGGATCAACGCCATCGTGCGCGACATCCCGGCACCCGAGCCGGGCGACGGCCCCTTCGCTGGCGTGCCGTTCCTGATCAAGGACCTCGGCCAGGATTACGCCGGGACGCCCACCGGAGCCGGTTCGCGTGCGCTGGCGTCGCGGCCGGCCCCCGAGCACTCCACCGTCGTGCAGCGCTGGCTCGACGCAGGCCTGGTGATCTTCGGCAAGACCAACACCCCCGAGTTCGGCGCCAAGGGGGTCACCGAACCGGCGGCCCACGGGCCGGCCCGCAACCCGTGGAACCTCGCCCACAGCCCGGGCGGCTCGTCGGGCGGAGCGGCCGCCGCGGTCGCCGCGGGCATCGTGCCGTGCGCGGGAGCGAGCGACGGCGGAGGGTCGATCCGCATCCCTGCGGCGTGCTGCGGGCTCGTCGGTCTCAAACCCGGCCGCGGACTGGTGCCGTCGGGGCCGCGCGCAGCGGAGCCGATGCACGGCGCCGCCGTGCAGGGCGTCGTCTCACGCACCGTGCGCGACACCGCGGCCATGCTCGACGTGCTGCGCGGAGGCGAGCCCGGCGGACCGTACGTGCCCGGCATACCCGACGCGTCGTTCGCATCCTGCCTGGACACCGAACCTGGCCCGCTGCGCATCGGGGTGCGGGTGCCGTCGGCGATCACTCCTCACCCCCATCCGGAGGCCTACGCCGCGGTCGAGAACACCGTGCGGATCCTGACCGACCTCGGGCACCACGTCGACGAACTCCCGCAGGCCCCGTTCGACGATGCCGCACTGGCCCGGGACTTCCTGCTGACCTGGTTCGTCTCCATCGCCTTCGAAGTCGGGGAAGCCAAGAGACTGACCGGGGCGGGCGACGCCTCCTTCGAACGGGACACGCTGATCATGGCCGCGCTGGGCCGCGCGACCAGCGGTGTCGATTACGTCGACGCCGTGGCGCGCCGCCACGAACACACCCGCCGGCTCACCACGTTCTTCGAGTCCCACGACCTGCTGCTCACCCCGACACTGGCGACCCCGCCGCCCAGGATCGGGGCGTTCGACCTGCCCGCCGCCCTGGCCCGATCGGCCGACGTCCTGCTCAAGACCCGGACCGCAGGCATGCTGCGGTACACGAAGATCGTCGACGACATGGTCGACGACAACCTCGGCTGGGTGCCCTACACCCAGTTGGCGAATCTCACCGGGCGGCCGGCGATCTCGCTGCCGCTGCACTGGACCGCCGACGGGCTGCCGCTCGGGGTCCAGTTCGTCGCGCCGCTGGCCGGGGAGTCGCGACTGATCCAGCTGGCCGCGCAGCTGGAACGGGCGGTGCCCTGGTTCGACCGGGTGGCGGCGATCTAGCGGGGACGCCCCGTCGGTGAATCGGCTTCGCGCCGTTCCTGTTTGAGCCTGTCCTTGCTGCGGATCAGGCGCAGCAGCGTGACCAGGGCCAGACCGCCGACGATGTTGCACACCACCGTGTAGCCGAACCAGGAGAGCCAGTCGAGGTAACCGAACGAGGTGTTCCCGGCGATCAGTGCGCCGAAGATCAGCAGCGAGTCCAGGATCGAGTGGAACATCTGCAGACCGGCCAGCAGGAACGCCCCGGCGACGGCCGCCGCGATCTTCGCCGGCATCGAATCGGTGCCGTGCTGCATGCGCGTCATGAGCGTGATCGCCATCCCGCCCAGCAGCGCGAGCGTGATCGACTCGGCGTTCAGCGGCGCGTCGACGTAGTGCTGCGCGGACTCGACGGTCTGGCCGTGCAGCTTCGGAAACGCCGTCATCACCAGCCACATGATCAGCCAGCCGCCGACGAGGTTGGCCGCCAGCGTGCCGCTCCACAGCTTCACCAGCTGCGCCACGCTGGCGCGCTTGGCGGCCACCGTGGTGACGGGCACCAGGAATCCCTCGGTGAACAACTCGCTGCGGCCCAGCAGCAGCGCCAGGAAGCCGATCGAGAAGGCCAACCCCGCCAGGAGCGGGTTATCGGTCGCCACCAGCACCGACAGGTAGGCCAGGACCCCCATCGCCACCTCGGTGCCGCCGAAGAACCCGGTCACCAGCACCTCACGCCAGCTGCGGTGCAGCCGCTGCGTGCCCTCGTCGACCATGCGGTTGAAGGCCTGCTCGAGGGCATCCTCGATCGGGCTGTCGGAATCGCCGAGGTCACGCTGGTCTGTAGTGCTCATCGCGCGGGGGTACCCGTTCGGCGCGGTCTTGCGCACGGCCCGGCTGTGACCGTGCTTCCATGTCACGGATGACGATCGCCCAGTTCCGCGACTACCAGCGGTCCTGGCTACGCGGCGACGTCCTGGCCGGTCTCACGGTCGCGGCCTACCTCATCCCGCAGGTGATGGCGTACGCCACGGTGGCCGGACTCCCGCCGGTGGCCGGGCTGTGGGCAGCGCTGGTGCCGATGGCCGTGTACGCGGTGCTGGGCTCGTCGCGGCAACTCTCGGTCGGCCCCGAGTCCACCACCGCGCTGATCACCGGCACGGCGCTGGCACCGCTGGCCCACGGCGACCCGGTGCGCTATGCCGCGCTGGCGGCCGTGCTCGCGATACTCGTCGGCGCGGTGTGCCTGCTGGCCAGCCTCGTCCGGCTGGGCTTCCTCGCCGAGTTGCTCAGCCAGCCCGTGCTGGTCGGCTACCTGACCGGCGTCGCGATGCTGATGATCGCGGGCCAGCTCGGCAAGCTGACCGGCACCACGGTCGACGGTCAGGAGTTCACCGCCCAGGTGCGGTCGTTCCTGTCGGGCCTGGACGGTGCGCACTGGCCGACCGTGGTGCTGTCACTGTCGGCGCTGGCGCTGCTGCTGGTGCTGTGGTGGCTGATCCCGCGCTGGCCAGGACCGCTGATCACCATCGCGGTCACGACGCTGGTGGTCGCGGTGTTCGCCCTGGAAGGCGACGGCATCCGGCTGGTCGGGCCGATCCCCAGCGGCCTGCCACCGCTGGGCTTTCCCGGGGTCGGCCTCGCGGACGTCGCCGGGCTGGTGATTCCCGCCGTCGGCATCGCCCTGGTCGCGTTCTCCGACAACGTGCTCACCGCGCGGTCGTTCTCGTCGCGCCGGTCGGAGCGCATCGACGCCAACGCCGAACTGCGCGCGCTGGGGGCCTGCAACGTCGGCGCCGGGCTCACGCACGGCTTCCCGGTCAGCTCGAGCGCGAGCCGGACCGCGCTTGGCGAATCGGTGGGCAGCCGCACCCAGGCGTACTCGCTGGTGGCGCTCGCCGTCGTGCTCCTGGTGATGGTGGCCGGGCGGGGACTGCTCGCCCTGTTCCCGACCGCAGTGCTTGGCGCGCTGGTGGTCTACGCCGCCATCCGACTGGTCGACGTCGCACAGTTCCGGAGACTGCGGCGGTTCCGGCTCAGCGAGTGGTTGCTCGCGGTGGTGACGACGGTGGCGGTGCTGGGGCTCGGTGCGCTGTACGGCGTCCTGGCCGCGATCGCCGTGTCGGTCCTCGAGCTGCTGCGCCGCGTCGCCCGGCCCCACGACGCGATCCTGGGATTCGTGCCGGGGCTTGCCGGGATGCACGACATCGACGACTATCCGACGGCGAGCCCCCTGGCCGGGCTGCTGGTCTACCGCTACGACGCGCCGCTGTTCTTCGCCAACGCCGAGAACTTCCGGCAGCGCGCCCTGGCCGCGGTCGAGAACAGCGCCGATCCGGTGCGGTGGTTCCTGCTCAACGCGGAGGCCAACGTCGAGGTCGACCTGACGGCCCTCGACGCGCTGAGTCAGTTACGCACCGAATTGCAAAGTCAGGGAATCGAATTCGCGATGGCACGGGTCAAGCGGGAGCTCCACGACGATCTGGTGGCCGCCGGGCTGATCGACGCGATCGGCGAGGACAGGATCTTCCCGACGCTGCCCACCGCGGTCGACGCGTTCCGCCGCGCGCACCCGACCGGCTAGCCGCGCGGTGGCGGGAAGTACATCTCCTGGCGCACCGTGCACACCAGCCGCCCGTCGCGGTTGAACATCGTCCCGCTCGCCAGTGCCAGCGTGTCGGTGCTGCTCGGGGAGGACTGGTCGTAGAGGAGCCAGTCCGACAGATCCGCCGGTCCGTGGAACCACACCGAGTGGTCCCGCTGTGCCGACGCGCCGACCTTCCCGCGCGCCGCGTACGCCGGTTCGGTCAGCGTCACCGCCGACAGATAGGCGACCAGCGCCGCCGTCAACGTCGCGTCGCAGCGCACCGGCCCGTCCGGCCGCCACCAGATCCGCGACCGCGCCGGCGGCGACCGGTCGGCGTCGACGATGCGCCGTTCGAACCACCGCAGACTCGACCACTGCCCCGGCGTCACGTCGTCGGATTCGGCGAAGTGCGGCGCGACGACGGGCAGCGCCTCCGGTTGCGGCACCTCCGGAGCCGGCGGCTGGTACCCGCCGGCGGCGGAGCCCGCGGTCAGCGTGAACGACGACATCGCCTCGAGCAGGATCTGCTCGTCCTGGCGCGCGGTCACGCGGCGAACCGAGAAGGTGCGGCCCTCCTGCAGATCCACGACGTCGAACCGCACCGGACGGCGGGCATCGCCCGGCCGCAGGAAGTAGGTGTGCACGCTGTGCGGCGCGCGCCCCGGCGCAGTCAGACCCGCCGCCAGCAGCGCCTGCGCCGAGATGTGCCCGCCGAGGATGTGATGAGCCGGCGCAGGCAGCTGCTCGCCGAGGAAGGCACGCGCGTCGACACGGGTCAGGGCCATCGAGGCGAGCACGTCGCCGAGCGAGGAGGGCACGCCACGAGATTGTGCCGCAGCCGGGTTTGCTCTGATCGCCGGTGGTCAATATCACCTCAATGCCGGGTTTCAGCGACGTACTCGAATGGGTCAAGCACGAACTGTCGGCCCGGGTGCCCAAGGCCGATCTCGACCAGCGCGACGCCGACTACATCCGGGAGCAACTGCCAGGCCTGTGGTTGCTGGCATCGCTGTACTTCCGCGCGGACGTCCGCGGGCTCGACCGGATTCCGAAGGACGGGCCGGTGCTGCTGGTCGGCAACCACAGCGGCGGAAACCTGCCGCCCGACACCTTCGTGTTCACGTTGGCGTTCTGCTCGTATTTCGGCGTGGAGCGGCCGTTCTACCAGCTGGCGCACAACCTGGTGGTGTCCATGCCGGGCCTCGGCTCACTGCGCAAGTTCGGCACCGTCGCGGCCAACCACGACAACGCGGCGCTGGCCCTGAAATCCGGTGCGGCGCTGCTGGTCTACCCCGGCGGCGACTACGAGGTGTTCCGGCCGTCCTGGAAGCGCCACGACGTCGACTTCGGTGGACGGAAGGGCTACGTGACACTGGCCCGCGAGGCGGGAGTGCCGATCGTTCCCGTCGCCAGTGTCGGCGGGCAGGAGGCCGCGCTGTTCCTGGACCGCGGGCAGTGGCTGGCCCGGCTGCTGGCCGTGGACAAGATCGCCCGGCTCAAGAGCGTCCCGATCCTGCTCGCACCGCCGTGGGGACTGGCGATCAGCGACATGGTTCCCAGGTTGCCCCTGCCCACGAAGATCGTCATCGAGGTGCAGGACCCGATCGACGCCGAGGACATCGCCGCAGGCGACGACGACGTCATCAACGACAAGGTGCTGGCCAGCCTGCAGGGCGCGGTCGACCGGCTCGGCGCCGAGCGCCGTTTCCCGGTGCTCGGTTAGGAGAGACGATGCGGCTGTCGCGAAGCAGGATCTTCGGCGTCGATCCACACATCGTGTGGAAGCACGTCAGCGACCCGACCTGCTACCCCGAGTTCATGGCACACCTCGAGCGCTGGGAGACGGTCACCGACGGTCCGGTCGGCATCGGATCGCGGTTCACCGTGCACTGGCGCGTCGGCTCGGTGCCGATCGGGGGAGTGATCGAGGTGGTGGAGTTCGACGACGCCCGCGACCTGGCGTGGATCGGCATCACCGGGGTGACCCTGCGGGGACGCTTCCGCCTGCGCGAGTGCGGCGACGGGAAGACGAAGGTGACCTTCCGGCTGGCCTACGAGGCACCCGGCGGGGTGCTGGGGCTGATCGCGGACCGGGTGGCCGCGCGGCAGGTGGGCCGCATCATGAACCAGACCCTGGTGCGCCTGCAGGACCTCACCGAATCCTGAGACTGGCTTCCGAGGCAACCGTATTGCCTATACGGTCTAACTATGACGCGTGTGTCGGTGATCACCGGAGGAGCGGGCGGCATGGGGTGGGCCACCGCGGCCATCGTCGGCCGTGACCACACCGTCGTGCTGTTCGACATCCGGGAGGACCGGCTCGCCGCCGCGCACGCGGCGCTCGACGGGCAGGGCATCGCGGCGACGGCCGTCGCCGGCGACGTCACGGATCCTGCCGCCGTCGCAGCCCTGCTGCGGACCGCCACCGATCTCGGCACGCTGGCCTCGGTGATCCACACCGCGGGGGTCAGCCCCAGCATGGGCGACGCCGACTACATCCTCACGACCAACGCGATCGGCACACTCACCGTCGGCGAGCAGTTCTACCGCGTCGCACCCGAGGGTGCCGCCCTGGTCAACGTCGCGTCCATGTCGGCGTACATGCTCCCCGAGTCGATCGTGCCCACCGCCGCGTTTCCCTGTGCCCTGGAGGATCCGGACAGCTTCCTCGAGCAGATGCGCTCGGCCTGCGACATCGCGCCGGACGAGGCTCGCCCGGGCCTGGCCTACGCGCTGAGCAAGAGCTTCGTGCGGTGGTATTCGACGGCGCAGGCGGAGCGGTTCACCGGTCGCGGGCTGCGCATCCTGTCCGTCTCGCCGGGCTCGACGGACACCGAGATGGGCCGGCTCGAGGAGAAGGCCGGAGCCGGCGCGATGGTGGCCGACGCCGCGGTGCCCCGGTGGGGCACGGCGGAGGAGATGGCCGAACTGTTGGCCTTCTGCGCCGGTGGGCGAGCGGGTTACCTGACC
This window contains:
- a CDS encoding SulP family inorganic anion transporter; the protein is MTIAQFRDYQRSWLRGDVLAGLTVAAYLIPQVMAYATVAGLPPVAGLWAALVPMAVYAVLGSSRQLSVGPESTTALITGTALAPLAHGDPVRYAALAAVLAILVGAVCLLASLVRLGFLAELLSQPVLVGYLTGVAMLMIAGQLGKLTGTTVDGQEFTAQVRSFLSGLDGAHWPTVVLSLSALALLLVLWWLIPRWPGPLITIAVTTLVVAVFALEGDGIRLVGPIPSGLPPLGFPGVGLADVAGLVIPAVGIALVAFSDNVLTARSFSSRRSERIDANAELRALGACNVGAGLTHGFPVSSSASRTALGESVGSRTQAYSLVALAVVLLVMVAGRGLLALFPTAVLGALVVYAAIRLVDVAQFRRLRRFRLSEWLLAVVTTVAVLGLGALYGVLAAIAVSVLELLRRVARPHDAILGFVPGLAGMHDIDDYPTASPLAGLLVYRYDAPLFFANAENFRQRALAAVENSADPVRWFLLNAEANVEVDLTALDALSQLRTELQSQGIEFAMARVKRELHDDLVAAGLIDAIGEDRIFPTLPTAVDAFRRAHPTG
- a CDS encoding acyl-CoA thioesterase; the encoded protein is MPSSLGDVLASMALTRVDARAFLGEQLPAPAHHILGGHISAQALLAAGLTAPGRAPHSVHTYFLRPGDARRPVRFDVVDLQEGRTFSVRRVTARQDEQILLEAMSSFTLTAGSAAGGYQPPAPEVPQPEALPVVAPHFAESDDVTPGQWSSLRWFERRIVDADRSPPARSRIWWRPDGPVRCDATLTAALVAYLSAVTLTEPAYAARGKVGASAQRDHSVWFHGPADLSDWLLYDQSSPSSTDTLALASGTMFNRDGRLVCTVRQEMYFPPPRG
- a CDS encoding lysophospholipid acyltransferase family protein, encoding MPGFSDVLEWVKHELSARVPKADLDQRDADYIREQLPGLWLLASLYFRADVRGLDRIPKDGPVLLVGNHSGGNLPPDTFVFTLAFCSYFGVERPFYQLAHNLVVSMPGLGSLRKFGTVAANHDNAALALKSGAALLVYPGGDYEVFRPSWKRHDVDFGGRKGYVTLAREAGVPIVPVASVGGQEAALFLDRGQWLARLLAVDKIARLKSVPILLAPPWGLAISDMVPRLPLPTKIVIEVQDPIDAEDIAAGDDDVINDKVLASLQGAVDRLGAERRFPVLG
- a CDS encoding SDR family oxidoreductase, giving the protein MTRVSVITGGAGGMGWATAAIVGRDHTVVLFDIREDRLAAAHAALDGQGIAATAVAGDVTDPAAVAALLRTATDLGTLASVIHTAGVSPSMGDADYILTTNAIGTLTVGEQFYRVAPEGAALVNVASMSAYMLPESIVPTAAFPCALEDPDSFLEQMRSACDIAPDEARPGLAYALSKSFVRWYSTAQAERFTGRGLRILSVSPGSTDTEMGRLEEKAGAGAMVADAAVPRWGTAEEMAELLAFCAGGRAGYLTGTDILNDGGVIASMTERARRAAAG
- a CDS encoding SRPBCC family protein codes for the protein MRLSRSRIFGVDPHIVWKHVSDPTCYPEFMAHLERWETVTDGPVGIGSRFTVHWRVGSVPIGGVIEVVEFDDARDLAWIGITGVTLRGRFRLRECGDGKTKVTFRLAYEAPGGVLGLIADRVAARQVGRIMNQTLVRLQDLTES